In a genomic window of Penaeus vannamei isolate JL-2024 unplaced genomic scaffold, ASM4276789v1 unanchor597, whole genome shotgun sequence:
- the LOC113829184 gene encoding uncharacterized protein, giving the protein MALISAEPTIFMYMASYGILIILSQDFILSRLCFAQLGDPDCGNSSTPSASSQTSPSSFTSPLHFYPNPEGEWTPVGETADQNSRAREVQEEAVRLYMGATITLSVTSILSSQFLGHWMDRCSKKVLMIAPVVCMIMWALGIVVLATFPQLPIYLIFIAIAIGNISGGYVTLKSAVTSYVIQKSPESQRTVRLSMLEAAIFLGGAVGLLSLPFLTDYLGATHAVLFLGAEGLAVINFLYIIFILPDDGGSPRSSNVGEDEVDSPGQSPPSDHNYGTFQGTGHSVLSQGSHITASRHTVADIIETSPEGEDCGDYSVLPVSLRGGGSRSGTPPELTVKPESPDNHSPYGTPTPDMFSQENYLHARHALSAAFGIVTSVAGMSNPASRYGTPPEYLSDLQYVPGDVSEDVGRSRSRSYPAPNSTPISVQQRSAKACEVKAGVVKGVSMRDDLLTSRWGERVGFERAVDEVDSEEAPNTSGRASSSLYPEIMTVTHSFCLTDDSSHCSDDHRSHCTDSCISDVSHPSFDHCHSDGWLGDGHCPDGDHCHCDDPGDACDGQVIPRAFTRDPQRPASSESLYHEANAKEEKGYEKLKEEERVSAITQAKGEKYEREDDGEHDGVFGRLLDALRTTFRYRPNGVRNMVVASVIANFFISFVVPAESDVIFLYVKAKLGWSFTRYATFFALKCGVDGVALLLLLPLLRRCLGLRDASLGVLGGLSRAAYFIVLGSAYKPSMVFGALVTAVFGQYLFVSVRAIMSSLVGENEQGRVFTVLSSVDQLAQLFGSLAYDNLFPVFLTKNMPGVTLMLAGLAALIPTVIFGVLYFNLDNATGKKRSRDCFCSWPNT; this is encoded by the exons ATGGCACTGATATCGGCTGAACCTACTATCTTCATGTATATGGCATCTTACGGGATTCTG ATAATCTTAAGCCAGGATTTCATCTTGTCTCGCCTGTGTTTTGCGCAACTCGGAGACCCAGACTGTGGGAACAGCAGTACCCCTTCAGCGTCCTCTCagacttccccctcttccttcacctcaccTCTTCACTTTTACCCGAATCCCGAAGGAGAATGGACGCCCGTAGGAGAGACAGCGGATCAGAATTCTAGGGCTCGGGAAGTGCAGGAGGAGGCTGTGAGGCTGTACATGGGCGCGACCATCACCCTCTCCGTGACCTCCATCCTGTCGTCACAATTCCTGGGGCACTGGATGGACAG GTGTTCAAAGAAGGTGCTTATGATTGCGCCTGTCGTGTGCATGATCATGTGGGCACTTGGAATCGTGGTTCTGGCCACTTTTCCTCAGCTGCCCATCTACCTGATcttcatcgccatcgccatcggcAACATCTCCGGCGGATACGTGACTCTGAAG TCGGCGGTGACGAGCTACGTGATCCAGAAATCCCCCGAGAGCCAACGGACAGTCCGGCTCAGCATGCTCGAGGCGGCCATCTTCCTCGGGGGCGCAGTCGGCCTCCTCTCGCTGCCCTTCCTCACGGACTACCTCGGGGCAACACATGCTGTGCTTttcttgg GTGCGGAGGGCTTGGCGGTTATTAACTTCCTATACATCATATTCATCCTTCCCGACGATGGAGGCTCACCACGAAGCAGCAACGTGGGTGAAGATGAAGTTGACTCTCCTGGCCAGTCCCCCCCCAGTGACCACAATTATGGCACTTTCCAGGGGACTGGGCATTCTGTTCTTTCACAGGGCAGTCACATCACCGCCAGCCGCCACACAGTCGCCGACATCATCGAAACGTCTCCAGAGGGTGAGGACTGTGGGGACTACTCCGTCCTTCCGGTCAGTCTCAGAGGAGGTGGGAGTCGCTCCGGCACTCCTCCCGAGCTCACTGTTAAACCGGAATCCCCGGACAACCATAGTCCATATGGCACTCCCACTCCTGACATGTTCTCGCAGGAGAACTACTTGCATGCCCGCCATGCCCTCAGCGCCGCCTTCGGAATAGTAACGAGTGTGGCGGGGATGTCCAACCCGGCCAGCAGGTATGGGACTCCTCCCGAATACCTGTCAGACCTGCAATATGTCCCAGGTGATGTCTCGGAAGACGTCGGAAGATCTCGGAGTCGTTCGTATCCTGCACCAAATTCAACGCCGATTAGCGTGCAACAACGATCTGCAAAAGCATGTGAAGTAAAGGCTGGCGTAGTAAAGGGAGTCTCCATGCGCGACGACCTCTTGACGTCAAGGTGGGGCGAGCGTGTCGGATTCGAGCGAGCGGTTGATGAAGTGGACAGTGAAGAAGCGCCGAACACTTCGGGCCGAGCGTCATCATCACTGTACCCGGAAATCATGACAGTAACTCATAGCTTTTGCTTAACTGATGACTCCAGCCATTGCAGTGATGATCACCGCAGTCACTGTACTGATTCTTGTATCAGTGACGTTTCCCATCCTAGCTTCGATCACTGCCACTCCGACGGCTGGCTGGGAGACGGCCATTGTCCCGACGGTGACCATTGCCACTGCGACGACCCGGGCGATGCGTGCGACGGCCAAGTGATCCCGCGCGCATTTACCAGAGACCCTCAGAGGCCTGCTTCCTCTGAGAGCCTTTATCACGAAGCGAATgccaaagaagagaaaggatatgaaaaattaaaggaggaagaaagagtctCAGCAATAACTCaagcgaaaggagagaaatatgagCGAGAAGACGATGGGGAACACGATGGCGTTTTTGGACGTCTTCTCGATGCTTTGAGGACAACTTTCCGGTACCGGCCAAACGGCGTCCGAAACATGGTCGTCGCGTCCGTCATTGCCAACTTCTTTATATCCTTCGTTGTACCAG CGGAATCGGATGTCATCTTCCTGTACGTGAAGGCCAAGCTGGGCTGGTCCTTTACCAGGTACGCAACCTTTTTCGCTCTCAAGTGCGGCGTGGACGGCGTGGCGCTCCTGTTGCTGCTACCGCTTCTGCGCCGCTGTCTGGGCCTCAGGGACGCCTCCCTCGGTGTCCTGGGAGGCCTGAGTCGCGCTGCCTACTTCATTGTGTTGGGCAGTGCCTACAAGCCCTCAATGGTATTTGGGG CTCTGGTGACCGCTGTCTTCGGGCAATATCTGTTTGTAAGCGTTCGTGCTATCATGTCAAGTCTCGTGGGCGAAAATGAACAAG GCCGAGTCTTCACAGTGCTGAGTTCGGTGGACCAGCTGGCTCAGCTCTTCGGTTCCCTCGCCTACGATAACCTCTTCCCAGTCTTCCTGACGAAGAACATGCCCGGAGTCACACTCATGCTGGCTGGCCTCGCTGCTCTCATACCCACTGTCATCTTCGG GGTCCTGTACTTCAACTTAGACAATGCCACAGGAAAGAAAAGGAGCAGGGATTGCTTTTGCTCTTGGCCAAACACCTAA